The following coding sequences are from one Halomicrobium zhouii window:
- a CDS encoding thiamine ABC transporter substrate-binding protein, with the protein MERRRFLRNAGAGIVGVSAFAGCSSPGGDDERPSRTESGTGTTTGEPTTTSLGGTLRVATYSSFTGEGTAGNWLKSAFESEYPDATVEFTTPENGLNQYVQRANEGAPIDADLFVGLNTGELARADEQLDESLFQSLGEDVAGADRIKDGLQIDPEGRALPYDTGYISLVYDENEVEQPETFDALLEPEYEGDLIVQNAQQSDPGRAFLLWTILAKGVDGYLDYWQGLQDNGVTIMSDWEPSYEAYSNGEAPMIVSYSTDQVYAKDQDVDMARHQVGFLEDQGYANPEAMAMFSSASNGDLGRKFVEFALSEEAQREIADRNVQFPAVEGVEMGEEFTEYAYEPPEPVTFTYEELAGNVSTWIEDWARQVASK; encoded by the coding sequence ATGGAACGACGACGATTTCTTCGGAACGCGGGAGCAGGTATCGTCGGCGTCTCGGCGTTCGCCGGCTGTAGTAGCCCCGGCGGAGACGACGAGCGTCCCAGCAGGACGGAGTCGGGAACTGGCACGACGACTGGGGAGCCGACGACGACGTCGCTCGGCGGGACGCTCCGCGTGGCGACGTACTCCTCGTTCACTGGCGAGGGGACCGCCGGGAACTGGCTCAAGTCCGCCTTCGAATCGGAGTATCCCGACGCGACCGTCGAGTTCACGACGCCCGAGAACGGCCTGAACCAGTACGTCCAGCGGGCCAACGAGGGCGCGCCGATCGACGCGGACCTGTTCGTGGGACTCAACACCGGCGAACTCGCCCGCGCCGACGAGCAACTGGACGAGTCGCTGTTCCAGTCGCTCGGTGAGGACGTTGCCGGCGCCGACCGTATCAAAGACGGACTCCAGATCGATCCCGAGGGACGGGCGCTCCCCTACGACACCGGCTACATCAGCCTGGTGTACGACGAGAACGAAGTCGAGCAACCCGAGACCTTCGATGCCCTGCTCGAACCGGAGTACGAGGGCGACCTCATCGTCCAGAACGCCCAGCAGTCCGACCCTGGACGGGCGTTTCTCCTGTGGACCATCCTGGCGAAGGGGGTCGACGGCTACCTCGACTACTGGCAAGGGCTCCAGGACAACGGCGTCACGATCATGTCCGACTGGGAACCGTCCTACGAGGCCTACTCGAACGGTGAGGCGCCGATGATCGTCTCGTACTCGACCGATCAGGTGTACGCGAAGGACCAGGACGTCGACATGGCCCGACACCAGGTCGGCTTCCTCGAAGACCAGGGGTACGCCAACCCCGAGGCGATGGCGATGTTCTCCAGCGCGTCGAACGGCGACCTCGGTCGGAAGTTCGTCGAGTTCGCCCTCTCGGAGGAAGCCCAGAGAGAGATCGCGGACCGCAACGTCCAGTTCCCCGCCGTCGAGGGCGTGGAGATGGGCGAGGAGTTCACCGAGTACGCCTACGAGCCGCCGGAACCGGTC
- a CDS encoding MBL fold metallo-hydrolase, with amino-acid sequence MTVDSDWGDWLPRAVEDAEPDGLAIWYLGCNGFIVKSSGGTTVYIDPYLGIGDPPRTLRMIPVPFNPEDVSEADAVLATHEHIDHVHGPSQGPILEQTGADYYATDSGMAVVDEEGWTDEWDVTDDQFTEIVEGDTLEIGDLTVHVEPANDPDAEHPISYVFEHGETTFFHGGDARPGEFEEIGENYDIDLGVLAFGAIGNIDDKETGEPVRTQWYSDENMIIEAANELQLDTLLPSHWDMWKGMTTEPTVLHNHMNSFSHPESLEIVEIGDRVDW; translated from the coding sequence ATGACAGTCGATAGCGACTGGGGCGACTGGTTGCCGCGCGCCGTAGAGGACGCCGAGCCGGACGGACTGGCCATCTGGTACCTCGGCTGTAACGGGTTCATCGTGAAGTCCAGCGGCGGGACGACGGTGTACATCGACCCGTATCTCGGTATCGGGGACCCGCCTCGGACGCTCCGGATGATTCCGGTGCCGTTCAACCCCGAGGACGTCTCGGAGGCCGACGCGGTGCTGGCGACGCACGAACACATCGACCACGTCCACGGACCGTCGCAGGGACCGATCCTCGAACAGACTGGCGCGGACTACTACGCGACGGACTCGGGGATGGCCGTCGTCGACGAGGAGGGCTGGACCGACGAGTGGGACGTCACAGACGACCAGTTCACCGAGATTGTCGAGGGCGACACGCTGGAGATCGGCGACCTCACCGTCCACGTCGAGCCGGCGAACGACCCGGACGCGGAACACCCGATCTCGTACGTCTTCGAACACGGCGAGACGACGTTCTTCCACGGCGGCGACGCTCGTCCGGGCGAGTTCGAGGAGATCGGGGAGAACTACGACATCGACCTGGGCGTGCTCGCGTTCGGCGCTATCGGCAACATCGACGACAAGGAGACGGGCGAACCGGTCCGGACCCAGTGGTACAGTGACGAGAACATGATCATCGAGGCGGCCAACGAGCTCCAGCTCGACACGCTGCTCCCCAGTCACTGGGACATGTGGAAGGGAATGACAACAGAGCCGACAGTTCTTCACAACCACATGAATAGCTTCTCACACCCTGAGTCCCTCGAAATCGTCGAGATTGGCGACCGAGTGGACTGGTGA
- a CDS encoding YlbF family regulator, translated as MSVETETRDDTGASRADQLATEFGEAITEMPIYERFAEAKRAVENDEEAQERIQKFEAIREDFMLARQTGQADEEGLRELQAAQEELHDLDVMSEYLAAQSELELRLQELNEVVSDELVVDFGEKAGGCCED; from the coding sequence ATGAGCGTCGAGACCGAGACCCGCGACGATACCGGTGCGAGCCGCGCCGACCAGCTGGCCACCGAATTCGGCGAGGCCATCACCGAGATGCCCATCTACGAGCGATTCGCAGAGGCCAAGCGGGCCGTCGAGAACGACGAGGAGGCCCAGGAACGCATCCAGAAGTTCGAGGCCATCCGCGAGGACTTCATGCTAGCCCGGCAGACCGGTCAGGCCGACGAGGAGGGCCTTCGCGAACTCCAGGCCGCCCAGGAGGAACTCCACGACCTCGACGTAATGAGCGAGTACCTGGCCGCCCAGAGCGAACTCGAACTCCGCCTTCAGGAACTCAACGAAGTCGTCTCCGACGAACTCGTCGTCGACTTCGGGGAGAAGGCTGGTGGGTGTTGTGAGGACTAG